From Mytilus galloprovincialis chromosome 9, xbMytGall1.hap1.1, whole genome shotgun sequence, the proteins below share one genomic window:
- the LOC143045514 gene encoding acetylcholine receptor subunit beta-type unc-29-like, translated as MGIIQHLICFCCIYCVIGDNISTYRDLHNLVFKDYDAEIQPMPTDNGKFNISIIFHLFAFNNFNEVDGVLSVVGAISFFWTDESLTWDKALYDGIDQIIVPQSKVWTPKVILVNSADTLAWIGSDSSFNVRVTNDGRLSWTPGSVLNAKCSVDVLKFPFDSHSCELLLSGFGYHDTLRLKPISATTENSHIILSQLWELESTLVANDLEHESSFEVVINFKRKPVYYTVLVFTPTAVLALLNPLIFMLPIECGERLSFGMTILLSYMVFLTLVSDKLPTTSNPMSFMVIYIILLFVTSACITMCNIINMKLYWSEESEATGIQGCFISICSKYRQKSSIVDVGDKKRKPATKDFVRILDKIYVFFFYTIILIIFIAYLTVTAL; from the coding sequence ATGGGAATTATACAGCATCTAATATGTTTTTGCTGTATCTACTGTGTAATAGGAGATAATATATCAACCTATAGGGACCTGCATAATTTAGTATTTAAGGATTATGATGCAGAGATTCAACCTATGCCTACGGACAACGGCAAATTTAACATCAGTATAATTTTCCATTTGTTTGCCTTTAACAACTTTAACGAAGTAGATGGTGTATTATCTGTAGTAGGAGCTATTAGTTTTTTCTGGACAGATGAATCTCTAACATGGGACAAAGCATTGTATGATGGAATCGACCAAATAATTGTACCACAGTCAAAGGTATGGACCCCTAAAGTGATTCTTGTAAATAGTGCTGATACTCTAGCATGGATCGGGTCTGACTCATCGTTTAACGTTCGGGTTACCAACGATGGCAGACTTTCCTGGACACCCGGATCTGTGTTAAACGCCAAGTGCTCTGTAGATGTTCTTAAGTTTCCATTTGATTCTCATTCTTGTGAGTTGCTTCTCTCTGGATTTGGTTATCACGACACTCTCAGACTTAAACCAATCAGCGCAACTACCGAGAACTCGCATATTATTCTGAGTCAACTATGGGAGTTGGAAAGTACTTTGGTTGCAAATGATCTTGAACATGAAAGTTCATTTGAGGTAGTTATAAATTTCAAGAGAAAACCAGTTTATTACACTGTGTTGGTGTTTACACCCACCGCTGTTTTAGCTTTGCTTAATCCTTTGATATTTATGTTACCCATAGAATGTGGCGAACGGTTGTCTTTTGGGATGACTATTCTGTTATCCTACATGGTGTTTTTAACACTGGTGTCTGATAAACTTCCAACCACATCAAATCCGATGTCCTTCATGGTAATTTACATTATACTATTATTCGTGACCAGTGCATGCATAACTATGTGTAATATAATTAATATGAAGTTGTATTGGTCTGAAGAGTCGGAAGCGACAGGGATCCAGGGATGTTTTATCTCTATTTGCTCCAAATATCGCCAGAAGAGCTCTATTGTAGATGTGGGCGACAAAAAAAGGAAACCAGCAACCAAGGATTTTGTACGAATTCTtgataaaatttatgtttttttcttttatacaatTATATTGATAATATTTATAGCTTATCTAACCGTTACAGCTTTATGA
- the LOC143045513 gene encoding neuronal acetylcholine receptor subunit alpha-7-like, with the protein MANKYLLFLCMFNTFLVPISSQSSDDFKNFLDSSTFTSYNKKIFPKEAQTDKLTVYMKFYLIAITNFDEIAGQLELVGFIDVNWTNDLLTWTASTNPMTEILLPQDSFWKPSLVLSNSVESLEELGHTSYKMRITSTGVHSWTVGVVSKTGCPVDVSYYPFDTQSCKVKFTPWGYYDNQVFLENTTNVIDLTYYQTNVEWDLAATTVDQETFNSAAYLTYTLTMKRRPGYFLINMVIPIVILGLLNGLVFLLPADSGERVGYAVTAFLTFAVFLTMVSENLPQASQPMSLLCYFLTLMLVMSALSTIITIMTLRVYHQDDSIEIPKWLKHLTSFLTCRKCKKWRNDMDPPEIEPDPTEEIDIDTPPMYNYDYDLDDIQWKTVGELLDWFFFIMFLVGTITVAVFFLVPLATAA; encoded by the exons ATGGCAAACAAGtatcttttgtttttatgtatgtttaatACTTTCTTAGTGCCAATTTCATCACAGTCTTCAGACGACTTTAAGAATTTTCTTGACAGTTCTACATTCACAagttacaacaaaaaaatatttcccaaAGAGGCACAGACCGACAAATTAACGGTTTATATGAAGTTTTACCTAATAGCAATTACTAACTTTGACGAGATAGCAGGGCAATTGGAGCTCGTTGGCTTTATAGACGTAAACTGGACAAACGATTTGCTAACCTGGACAGCAAGTACTAACCCTATGACAGAGATTTTGTTACCGCAGGATAGTTTTTGGAAACCGTCTCTGGTCTTGTCTAACTCTGTAGAATCTTTGGAAGAATTAGGACATACTAGTTATAAAATGAGGATAACGAGTACTGGTGTGCACTCCTGGACAGTTGGTGTTGTGTCCAAGACAGGATGTCCTGTAGATGTCTCATACTATCCGTTCGACACACAGTCGTGTAAGGTGAAGTTTACGCCATGGGGATATTACGACAATCAA GTGTTTCTAGAAAATACAACAAATGTCATAGACCTGACTTACTACCAAACAAATGTAGAATGGGATTTAGCAGCAACTACTGTGGACCAGGAAACATTTAATAGTGCAGCGTACCTAACCTACACATTAACAATGAAACGACGACCTGGttattttctaatcaatatgGTGATTCCAATCGTTATTCTAGGCCTTTTGAACGGCTTGGTATTTTTGTTACCAGCAGACTCCGGTGAAAGAGTTGGTTATGCCGTCACAGCATTCTTAACTTTTGCAGTTTTCCTCACTATGGTTTCTGAAAATTTACCACAAGCCTCCCAGCCAATGTCTCTTCTTTGTTACTTCCTTACACTAATGTTGGTTATGAGCGCTTTATCAACTATTATAACAATAATGACCCTGCGAGTTTACCATCAAGACGATTCAATAGAGATACCAAAATGGCTAAAACATCTGACATCGTTTCTCACTTGTCGGAAATGTAAAAAATGGCGTAACGATATGGATCCTCCAGAAATAGAACCTGATCCAACAGAAGAAATTGACATCGACACGCCACCTATGTACAATTATGACTATGATTTAGATGATATTCAGTGGAAGACAGTTGGAGAACTTTTGGACTGGTTCTTCTTTATCATGTTTCTCGTAGGAACAATAACAGTGGCAGTCTTTTTCTTAGTTCCCTTGGCGACTGCAGCTTAA